The nucleotide window CTTTATGGGTTTCCAGATTGGTTAACAAACGAATCTGTTCCAGCACTTCCACACTCAGGTTTTGAGCTTCATCCACCAACAGGACAACTTTACGTCCCTGAGCGTAGGCATCGAGCAAATAAGGGTTCAATGCGTCGAAACAATCTTTATTACTCGCCCCTTTTTCCACACTGAGTTTGAGTTCTTCACAGATCGAGTGCAGGAATTCATTTACGCTCAAACGCGGATTCAGGATCAGGGCGATATCAACGTTTTCGGGAAGTTGTTCAAACAGACTTCGAATGATGGTGGTTTTACCGGTGCCCACTTCGCCAGTAAGCTGGATAAAGCCGCCGCTGTCGGTTACCCCGTAGATCAGATGCGCCAGTGCTTCTTCGTGGCGTTTACTCAAAAACAAATACGCCGGATCGGGCGTAATTGAAAATGGTTTTTCCGATAATGAAAAAAAGTCTGCGTACATAAAAAATTAAAACCCTGTTTTAAGGCGTATCATCCTTGTCGATCTTGTTGGTCTCACGCTCAGTATAAGATAAATTCACGCTTTGGCCATGCTTTATAGCCTCTTTTCCAAACTTTGCCTTGATGTCGTCCATGGTTTCATCCAGGCTTTTTGGACGCCCTTGAGGCTTGTGTGGTTCCATTCCAGAGGTAGAATTTTCGGCAAACAGATCGAGCTGGGACGATTCCGATAACTGTGACACCCCCACACCCAGTAAACGTAATTTGGCCCCGGGATTGGCCTGTAACCATCGCTCAAGTAATTGTTTGGCAACATTCAGTAACACACTGGAATCGGCACTGGCCGGATGCATTCTGGTCTGGCGGGTAAAGGTCTGAAAATCCGGAGTACGTAATTTGATCTGCAGCGTAGCGGCAAGGTATTGTTTGGTGCGCAATCGGGTGGCGGTTTTATCGCTGAGTCGTTGCAAATGCCGCATCAACATTCCCGGTTCGCCAATGTTTCGATCAAAGGTAATTTCGTGACTAATACTTTTATCCGCATCACCCTCGCGCACCTGGCGTTGATCGATACCTGCGGCTTTATTTTGCATGCGCTGTGTGTATTTACCGAATACGTGACGCACTTTATCCGGATTAGCCAAACGCAGGTCTTGCATGGTGTGAATATTCAGGTGTTGTAATTTAGGCAATGTGACTTTACCAATCCCCGGAATTACTTTGACCGGCAGATCGTCGAGGCGTTGTGGTAATTCGTGTTGCCGGATCTCGACGATGCCATCCGGTTTCTCCAGGTCGGAAGCGATCTTGGCCACCAACTTGTTTGGCGCAATGCCGATTGATGCGGTGAGTTGGGTCTCGGCTTTAATGCGTTGTTTGATTTGCTTGGCAATCGCCATGGCCGAACCATGCAGACGCAAACAACCAGTCACATCCAGATAGGCCTCATCCACCGAAACGCCTTGCACTTGCGGGGTGAAGTCCTGGAATATTTTGAAAATCTGTTTAGAGACTTCCTGATACACCGACATACGACCGGACACACAGATCAGTTGCGGACACCGGCGCAGCGCCTCGCGGGTGGGCATGGCCGAGCGCACGCCGAACTTGCGTGCCTCGTAACTCGCTGCGGCGGCTACTCCGCGCGGTCCGCTCCCGCCAACGATTATCGGCTTGCCGCGTAATTCCGGATTATCGCGTTGTTCAACCGAGGCAAAAAACGCGTCCATGTCCACGTGCAATATGGTGCGTTGTTCAGAAAGTTGAGACATAGCGTTATTTTACGTGCTTATAAGAATACTGTCTTAGCTACGATTCACAGCGTGCGTTGAATTCTGGTAAACCAAAAAAGGCCCGAATGATCGGGCCCTGTCGGTAGTTTTGCACAATAAAATTACTGCGGTGGAAAACCCGCCAGAATTTTTCCCGCCAAGCGATCCATATCGGATTGGGAGTGCGGGCGACTGCGGCGTTGGGTTTTAGTCCAGCCACGCCAGACTAACTCCTGGGTATTGGCATCCAATGCATCAACAATGACCAGAACCTCGTCACGCTGCAAGTCGCGTAAACGCGGAGCGTAAATATTCCAGTAAGAATGACGGCTGTAACGACCATAACCAATAGCAAAATTCACAGGATAGTTTTTACGTTTGGCATCGGCCATGTGGTAAGTCAAATACATGTCCGGCGTGTCACTGCCTTCAAAACCTCGATCAAGCATGAGGTTGGCGACTGCAGCTTCGAGCTTTTTCTCGAATAGCGGGCTGTCATAGACCGGATCGGCCAATTCCCGAGCGGTGGAATTTTCTGAATATTGCCACTGAAAAGTGCGATATTGCGAAAAATCGGCGCTGGGATCAAAGTCGGTCTTGGGTGTACTGGCACAGGCCGAGAGGCCTATGATAGCAACTAAGCCCATGAAAAACCTGGATTTTTTTATATACTGCATATCTATTTCTCGAATCAATAACGAAAGGCTAATGCTGTCATTATAGTTTTTGATACTGAATACCGGCTTAACTAAAAGTATATCCGGCATAAATAGTGGTTATCAGTAACATTAAACTGAACATCACCAGGTACACAAATTGAATCAATATAAATGAAGCAATGGTGATCCAGCGTGAGCGTGCATAGACCAAACGCATCGACCTATAAAAATAATAGGGTAAATATACAAACCATAATAAGTTGATAAAAATCGTCGCTGGCAGACCCATGATCTCAAAACTTGAACTGACTTTTGACACAGCTGCTGTGATCAAGATAATCACAAATACTAAAGCGTGATTATGTAATAAATACACCAAATGCTCTACGTAATATTTCCCACTACCCAGATAGAGAATTTTAAAAACCAATGCGATAACAGGCAAGAAAACCAGCAATGCGGTTGGCAATATCTGAAAAATATGCTGGGTGATTGCTGCAAACCCATGTTCTTCAATTTCTTTTGAGATCTCAATGGTTCTTTGTTTGATTTTTTCATCCATCTCGGGTGACAACAAACCGGAACTGATGTTTATATCTTTTTCATCAAGATTAAATGTCATCCCCGAAGTTGATGTATTGAGATCCTGGATAACCGAGTTGCCCACGAAGGCAAAATAGGCAAAAGTAACAATGCTAAAGAGCAAATAAATGCGTAATGGTGAGGTATAGCTTTGCCGCTTACCGGCCAGATAGTCCGCCGTTAGTCGCCCGGGCTTGAAAATCAGTAGCAGAATAGTTCGCCATAGCCTGGATTCAAGACCGAAAGCCGCGTTGGTGAACTCCCTAACAACCGACATCATGGTAGGAACTCTGGGTTCCTCACGCTGGCCACAACTACTGCAAAAGCGCCCTTCCAGTTGCGTGCCACAATTTGCACAACACATATCTTGTGCAGTAGCGGCTTGTGCAATTGTCAAGACCCGGCGCTGGGCTGAAATTTTCTCGCCAAATTTTTCCAGCCCCTGAGCACGCATTCGCTCGGCATCCTTGTCGATATAAGAATCTAATGCGGCTTGATCAGACAGCCGATATTGCACACATCGCTGTCGATTATTCTCGTCTTGATTATCCACCACAGAAATTGAGGCCGAAACAAAACCCGGAATCGCGAGCATTTCCTCTACATGCTTTTGTAACCACTCATCGAACTCATCAATCACCTCCACATCAATCGTGAGCGTGACTTCATAGATCACTGGTTGCGCTTTAGGTAGCCTGGGGGTGGATTTGATCAGCTGCATTTGTGTACTTTAGCATTAAAAAAGGGTTCGATAATTCGAACCCTTGCATGTGATCATATTAAGTTTGATTATTCAGTCCAGTGATCAAGCCGCTGACGCCTCGTCGTAATTTTGCACTAACTCGGGTTTGGGTTGCGCCTTGGTGCCAAGTTCATGCGGGGCAAAGTCGTCAACGTTGACAATATTCATGACCTTGTCATCCATATTCAATAATTGTTCGGCCTCTTCCGCTGTGAGCACGCCCGCTTCCTGGGCAGCGAGGTAAACATCGCGATCATCGCCGTCACTAGTGAACACACCTTCGCGTTGTGCGCTGCGGATCTTTTTCAATAAAGGCTCGGCATCAATGCACAATTGCATGGCTTCTTCCAGTAAACCGAAAGGATTATTCGGTTCAACGGTGTTATATATTCCCTTGGTCAAACGGCGGCGGGTTGGCGTGTCTGCCATGAGTTTGGATACGATGTCTTTGTTCCATTCATCGGCCGGGGAATAATATTTGCGTCCGCGCGGAAACACGCAGAACCGTAACAAACGTGAGATCCATTTATTCGGGAAATTGCGTAACATGGCGTGTAACTGTTCTTGATTTTGATACAACAGGTGACGGCAAGCCCATTCCACCAAGGGCAGATCTTCGGCCGGTCGACCCTGGTCTTCATAATGTTTCAAGGTTGCTGAAGCCAAATACATCATCGACAACATATCGCCCAAGCGTCCGGAAGTGGATTCCATGAATTTGAGCTTGCCACCCAGTGTCAACATCGACACATCCGTAACAAAGGCAAAGGCCGAACTGAAGCGGTTGAGATGCTGGAAGTAGCGTTTGGTCGGGCCTTCCACGGGCACATCGGTCCACCGCGCATAGGTCAAGCCCATCCAGAAAGAACGCACCGCATTACTAATGGCGTATCCGATATGCCCGAATAAGGCTGTATCAAAATCTTTCAGCCCTTGTTCCTGATCTTCGTTGGCCGCCGAGTGCATTTCTTTGAGCACATAGGGATGGCATCGAATGGCACCCTGCCCGAAAATGATCAAGCTGCGGGTCATGATATTGGCACCTTCAACGGTGATTGCGACTGGCGTCCCCTGGTAGGCACGGGCGAGATAATTTTTTGGCCCCATGCAAATACCTTTACCTCCGTGTACGTCCATGGCATCGATTCCAATAAGGCGTCCTGTTTCGGTCAGGTGATATTTCAATATGGCTGAGGGTACCGATGGCACCTCACCCAGATCGATCGCACCTGCCGTCATTTTGCGCGCCGCATCCATGAAATAGGTTTTGGCTGCCATGCGTGCCAGTACTTCCTCAATTCCTTCAAATTTGCCAATGGGTAGTCCGAATTGTTTGCGGATACGTGCATACGCCGCAGACGAGGCCACTGCCGCTTTGGCACCACCGGTGGCGTTGGAAGGCAAAGAGATACAACGCCCAACCGACAGTTGTTCGCACAACATTTTCCAGCCTTGTCCGGCTTTTTCATGGCCGCCAATAATGTAGTCGAGTGGAATAAACACGTCTTTTCCTTGCAATGGTCCATTCTGGAATGGCACATTGAGGGGGAAATGTCTGCGCCCGATGGTGATTCCAGGCGTCTCCCGTGGCACCAGCGCGGCGGTAATGCCGTAGTCTTTTATATCGCCCAACAAACCATCCGGGTCACGCATTTGAAACGCAAGCCCAATCACCGTGGCAACCGGGGCA belongs to Gammaproteobacteria bacterium and includes:
- the dinB gene encoding DNA polymerase IV; translation: MSQLSEQRTILHVDMDAFFASVEQRDNPELRGKPIIVGGSGPRGVAAAASYEARKFGVRSAMPTREALRRCPQLICVSGRMSVYQEVSKQIFKIFQDFTPQVQGVSVDEAYLDVTGCLRLHGSAMAIAKQIKQRIKAETQLTASIGIAPNKLVAKIASDLEKPDGIVEIRQHELPQRLDDLPVKVIPGIGKVTLPKLQHLNIHTMQDLRLANPDKVRHVFGKYTQRMQNKAAGIDQRQVREGDADKSISHEITFDRNIGEPGMLMRHLQRLSDKTATRLRTKQYLAATLQIKLRTPDFQTFTRQTRMHPASADSSVLLNVAKQLLERWLQANPGAKLRLLGVGVSQLSESSQLDLFAENSTSGMEPHKPQGRPKSLDETMDDIKAKFGKEAIKHGQSVNLSYTERETNKIDKDDTP
- a CDS encoding DUF4136 domain-containing protein is translated as MGLVAIIGLSACASTPKTDFDPSADFSQYRTFQWQYSENSTARELADPVYDSPLFEKKLEAAVANLMLDRGFEGSDTPDMYLTYHMADAKRKNYPVNFAIGYGRYSRHSYWNIYAPRLRDLQRDEVLVIVDALDANTQELVWRGWTKTQRRSRPHSQSDMDRLAGKILAGFPPQ
- a CDS encoding DUF4286 family protein; amino-acid sequence: MQLIKSTPRLPKAQPVIYEVTLTIDVEVIDEFDEWLQKHVEEMLAIPGFVSASISVVDNQDENNRQRCVQYRLSDQAALDSYIDKDAERMRAQGLEKFGEKISAQRRVLTIAQAATAQDMCCANCGTQLEGRFCSSCGQREEPRVPTMMSVVREFTNAAFGLESRLWRTILLLIFKPGRLTADYLAGKRQSYTSPLRIYLLFSIVTFAYFAFVGNSVIQDLNTSTSGMTFNLDEKDINISSGLLSPEMDEKIKQRTIEISKEIEEHGFAAITQHIFQILPTALLVFLPVIALVFKILYLGSGKYYVEHLVYLLHNHALVFVIILITAAVSKVSSSFEIMGLPATIFINLLWFVYLPYYFYRSMRLVYARSRWITIASFILIQFVYLVMFSLMLLITTIYAGYTFS
- a CDS encoding acyl-CoA dehydrogenase, encoding DATSLTDSGIVCKGMFKGEEIIGIKLNFSKRYITLAPVATVIGLAFQMRDPDGLLGDIKDYGITAALVPRETPGITIGRRHFPLNVPFQNGPLQGKDVFIPLDYIIGGHEKAGQGWKMLCEQLSVGRCISLPSNATGGAKAAVASSAAYARIRKQFGLPIGKFEGIEEVLARMAAKTYFMDAARKMTAGAIDLGEVPSVPSAILKYHLTETGRLIGIDAMDVHGGKGICMGPKNYLARAYQGTPVAITVEGANIMTRSLIIFGQGAIRCHPYVLKEMHSAANEDQEQGLKDFDTALFGHIGYAISNAVRSFWMGLTYARWTDVPVEGPTKRYFQHLNRFSSAFAFVTDVSMLTLGGKLKFMESTSGRLGDMLSMMYLASATLKHYEDQGRPAEDLPLVEWACRHLLYQNQEQLHAMLRNFPNKWISRLLRFCVFPRGRKYYSPADEWNKDIVSKLMADTPTRRRLTKGIYNTVEPNNPFGLLEEAMQLCIDAEPLLKKIRSAQREGVFTSDGDDRDVYLAAQEAGVLTAEEAEQLLNMDDKVMNIVNVDDFAPHELGTKAQPKPELVQNYDEASAA